CCGCGCGAGTCGGACCTCACCGCGCTCGACGAATCCGCGCTGCTCGCCGGCTTTCCGCCCGGGCGCGCCACCGTCCTGCACGCCGGCGCGGATCTCGCCCGGCGCGTGCGCGAGGCGCGTTTCGGCCGCGAACTGTGGGCCGTCTTCGCGCTGCTCGCGCTCGCGCTGCTCGTCGCCGAGAGCGTGATCGGGCGCTGGGGCATGCCGGCGGCGGCCCGGCGCGGCGCCTGACCGCCGCCACCACCGCCGTCCCGCGCTTGTTGGCGCCCGCGCCGGCCTGCTAGCGTCGCCGTCCGCCGCCACCGGCCGGGAGCGGAACGAGCCCGCGCCGCGACGCGGCCCACAACCTCGCGCCGCGACCGCCCGGGATCCTTCCGAGGCGGCTTTTCGTGCTGGCCCCGGGACTCGAGAGTGACCACCACCGACCTGTACCTGACCGACGATCTCGCCGAACGGCTCGCGGGCTACGCGGACCGCTGTCCGGAAGCGCTCGACCTGCTCGGCACGCTCGGGGGCGGCTGGAATCGGGCGGACGCCGCGCGCAAGCGCCCGCGCGTCGCGGTGCGCGGGCTCACCGGCTCGGCGCGCGCGTACTTCGTCTCGTGGCTGCAGCGGCGCACGGACCGCACGCTGCTGTACGTGGTCCCGCACGGCGAGGCGTTCGAGGCCGCGCGCGACGACCTCGAGTACTTCCGCGGCCGTGGCGCGACGTTCGCGTTTCCCGAACCCGACTCGCCCCCCTACGACCCGTCCTCGCCGCACCCGACGCTGACCGCCGAGCGGCTCGGGACGCTCGCGCGACTGGCGGCGGGCGAACGCGGCGTGGTGGTCGCGACGGTGCGCGGCGTGCTGCAGCGCGTGACGCGCCCGGAGCGGCTCGCGCGCGCGATCCTGTCGCTGCGCGTCGGCGAGGACGCCGACCCGCGCGCGCTGATCGAGCGGCTCGTCTACCTCGGCTACGAGCGGCTGCCCGAGGCCGAGTCGGTGGGCACGTTCGCGCGCCGCGGCGGCATCCTCGACGTCTTCCCGGTCGGCCAGGGCGATCCGCTGCGCATCGAGTTCGACGGCGACACGATCGCCTCGCTGCGGCGATTCGACGCGGGCACCCAGCGCTCACTGGAAAAGCTCTCCGCCGCCCGCGTGCTGCCGCGCTACGAGATCATCGTCGAGCCGGGCGAGGCCGAGACCATCGCCGGGCGGCTGCGCGAGGCGGGCGACGAGGCCGCCCGCGGCGGCGCGAACCTGTTCCATGACGGCATGGAGCGCTTCGCGGGCTACTACGACGACGCGCTCGCCTCGCTCTCCGACTACCTGCCCGACGACGCGCTGGTCGTGGTGGACGACCCGGCCGCGCTCGCGGAGCGCGCGGAGGAGTTCTCCGCGGGCGTGCTCGAGGCGTTCCACCGCGCGCGCGGCGAGTACCCGCTCATCTCGCCGCCCGGGCAGCTCTTCCAGCCGGCCTCGGCCTGGGACGAGCTGCTCGAACAGCGCCGCGGCGCGGACTGGATGGGCGCGGTCGCCGAGCCGGGCGAGGCCGCGCGCTACGCGCACCGGGTGATCGTGGACTGCCTTCCGGCCGAACCCCAGCAGCGCTCCCTCGACCGGCTGCGCGACCACCTCGCCGAGCTGAGCGCGAACGGCATCGCCCCGGTCATCCTGTGCGACAACCCGGGCCAGCGCGACCGGCTGTGGGAGATGCTCGGCAACGAGGGCGCGACGCTCGGCGTCGGCCTCGTCTCGGCCGGCTTCACCCTGCGCGGCGCCGGGCTCGCGCTGCTCACCGACCACGAGATCTTCTCGCGCTACCGGCGGCGCCGGCGCCGGCTGCGCCGCACCGGAGGCATGTCGGTCGCCGAACTCTCGGCGCTCAAGCCCGGCGACTTCGTCGTGCACGAGGAGCACGGGGTCGGCATCTACCGCGGCATGAGACGCCTGACGCTCGGCGGGCAGGAGACCGACTGCCTCGAGCTTTCCTACGCCGAGAAGGACGTGCTCTACGTGCCGGTGCACATGCTGTCGCTGGTCTCGCGCTACGCGGCCGGCGACGGCGCGAAGCCGGGGCTGCACCGGCTGGGTTCGGCGCAGTGGCAGAAGACCAAGGCGCGGGCGAAGCAGGCCATTCAGGACATGGCCGACGAGCTGCTCAAGGCCTACGCCGCGCGGCACGCGCTGCCGGGCCACGCGTTCAAGCCCGACACGGTCTGGCAGCGCGAGCTCGAGGCGTCGTTCCCCTACGACGAGACGCCCGACCAGCTCACGGCCATCGAGGACGTGCGCGCCGACATGGAGACCGCCTCGCCCATGGATCGCCTGATCTGCGGCGACGTCGGCTACGGCAAGACCGAGGTCGCGATCCGTGCCGCGTTCAAGGCCGTGCAGGACGGCCGGCAGGTCGCGGTGCTGGTGCCGACCACGATCCTCGCGCAGCAGCACGGCATCACGTTCCGCGAGCGGCTCGCCGACTTTCCGGTCAAGGTCGAGGTGCTGTCGCGCTTCCGCACCCCGAAGGAGACGAAGGACGTGGTCTCGCGCCTCGCATCGGGCGACGTGGACATCGTCATCGGCACGCACCGGCTGCTCAGCAAGGACGTGCGCTTCGCGAGCCTGGGCCTGGTGGTGATCGACGAGGAGCACCGCTTCGGCGTGGCGCAGAAGGAGAAGATCCGCCAGCTCACCCGCACCGTGGACGTGCTCGCCCTGACCGCCACGCCGATCCCGCGCACGCTCAACCTGTCGCTCGCCGGCGCGCGCGACATGAGCGTCATCGAGACGCCGCCGCAGAACCGCCTGCCGGTGCACACCGAGGTGCTCGAGTTCGACCCCGAGGTGGTGACCGAGGCGGTGCTGCGCGAGGTGGACCGCGGCGGGCAGGTGTTCTTCGTCCACAACCGCGTCGAGACCATCTACAACCGGGCGGCGATGCTGCAGGAACTCATCCCCCAGGTGAGCGTCGGCGTCGCCCACGGCCAGATGCACGAACGCCAGCTCGAGCAGGTGATGCTCGACTTCACCGAGGGCCGCCTCGACGTGCTCGTCGCGACCATGATCATCGAGAGCGGCCTCGACATCCCCACGGTCAACACGCTGATCGTGGATCGCGCCGACACGCTCGGCCTCGCGCAGCTCTACCAGCTGCGCGGCCGCGTCGGCCGCTCGAGCCACCGCGCGCACGCCTACCTCATGGTGCCCGGCCGCCGCGTGCTGACCGAGGAGGCCGAGAAGCGCCTGCGCGTGATCGAGGAGTTCGACGAGCTGGGCGTGGGATTCAAGGTCGCGCTCAAGGACATGGAGATCCGCGGCGCCGGCAACATGCTCGGGCCCGAGCAGCACGGCCACATCGTCGGCCTGGGCTTCGACCTGTACGTGAAGCTGCTCGAGGAGGCGGTCGCCGGGCTCAAGGGCGAGGTCGAGTCGCTGCGCCCCGAGCCGCGCCTGCTCACCGACTGGAGCGCCTTCCTGCCCGACGACTACGTGCCCGACGAGCACGAGAAGCTCGCGCTCTATCGCCGCCTCGCCGAGGCGAGGAACGACGGCGCGGTGGACGACTTCACACTCGAGCTGATGGACCGCTTCGGCCAGCTGCCGCCGCCGACGGTCGCGCTGGTCGAGCTGCGGCGGCTGCGCGTGCTCGGCCGCGGCCCCGACGAGGCGCCCGCGCTGGTCGAGAGTCTCAAGGTCCTGCACGACGTCGCCGAGGTGACGCTGCGCCGTCCCCTCAAGCCCGCGGAGATCGCGTCGGTCGTGGGCTCGCTCAACTTCCAGGTCGAGTTCTTCTCGGGCCGCGAGTTCGGGCTGCGGATGAAGGGGGCCGATCTCGTGCTGCTCAATCGGGCCCGCGAGACGCTGGTGGCGCTGAACCGTGCGGTCGCGGCCGCCGCGCCGGATGCCGGCGGCGGGCCGAAGCCGGGAGCGCCGGAGCGGCCCGCCGCGCCGGCGCCGGCCGGACGCACCAGCCGATCGTGAAGCGCGGGCGGTTTCGTCTCGGATTCGTGGCCCTGCTGATCGCCGTGTTCGTGCCGCTCGCCCTCGTGCTTCGGCGCCCCGGCGCACCGCCGGAGCGGCGCCAGCCGCCGGCGCCTGCTCGCCCCGGCCCGCGGTCCGCATCGCCGGGCCAGGCCCCCCGGCCCATCGCCGCGCCCGCCCGCGCCCGGGCGCGCACCTGCGTGCGCGTCATTGACGGCGACACGGTGATGCTCGACGGCCACGAGCGCGTGCGGCTCATCGGCGTGGACACGCCCGAGCTGCACCGCGAGGGCACGCCGGTCCAGTACTTCGCCCGCCAGGCGAGCGCGCACACGAACCGCCTCGTCGCCGGGCGCCGCGTGCGGCTCGACTTCGACCAGGAGCGGCGTGACCGGTACGGCCGTACGCTCGGCTACCTGTGGCTCGAGGACGGCACGTTCGTGAACCTCGAGATCGTCCGTCGCGGCTACGGCTTCGCCTACACGCGCCACCCGTTCCGCTACCTGGACGAGTTCCGCTCCGCCGAGCGCGCCGCCCGAACGGAGGGCGCCGGCCTGTGGGCCGCGCCCGACTCGATCGGCACGGCCGTGGGTCCGCCTGCCTAGTGGAACTCCGCCGGAGCGGCGCCGGCGCACGACGACCGGCCTTGCGACCCCCCGCGGCCCCCTCTAATGTCGGCCGCCGATTCATCGGAAAGCCGCCGCATCCCGCCGGAAAGGAACCGTTCCGTGACCCGCTCGACTGCCCGTGCCGCGCTCGCGGCGCTCGCCGCGTTCGCCGTTTCCTCGCTGCTCGCCGGCTGCTCGATCGGCCAGCGCCCGCTGGCGCGCGTCGGCTCGCGCACGATCACGTCCGCCGACCTGCTCGACGCCGCGCGCGGCAACGAGCTGCAGTACCGCGGCACGCCCGAGCAGGCGAAGCTCACGCTGCTGCAGGATCTGGTGCGCCGCGAGCTGATGCTCGAAGCGGCGCACCGGCGGGGCTCCGACACGACGGCGTTCGCGCGCAACTACCTCGCGAGCCTCGAGGACCGCTACGCGCTCGAAGCCCTGTACGCGAAGCTCGCGCCGAAGGACCCCGGCGTCAGCGAGGCCGAGGCGCACCGGCTCTGGCAGTGGCGCGGCACGCAGGCGGTGGTGCGCGTCATCTACTCGCCGGACCGCACCATCATCGCGTCGGCCCTGCGCGACCTGGCCAACGGCGTGCCCTTCGCGGCCGTCGCGGACCGCCACAACATCCCGGGCACCGTTCCGTCCGGCGGCCTGGTCGGCAACGTGCGTCCGGGCCAGCTCGTTCCGCCGCTCGACGAGGCGCTGCTCACGCTCGAGCCGGGCAAGGTCGGCGGGCCGTACGACACGCCGCAGGGCGTGTTCCTGATGGTGGTGGAAAGCCGCGCGGCGGTCGAACGGCCGTCGTTCGAGCTGGAGCACACGCAGCTCACCGAGATGCTGCGGCAGCGCAAGGTCCGCCAGACCATGGTCGAGGCCATGATCGGCCTGAAGGAAGCCGCGCACGTGAACGTGGAAAAGGGCGCCGCCCAGCGCCTGTTTCGCCTCCTGACGCCGGCGCGCATCGGCGACCTGACGCCGCCCGCGCCGACCGCCGACGAGCGCGCCGAGACGCTGGCCCGCTGGGACGGCGGACGCTACACGCTCGGCGACGCGCTCGACGACCTCTCCCGCCCCGACGTCCAGAAACCGCCGGCCGGCCTGACGCCCGCCATCCAGCAGTGGATCGAGGGCCGCGTCATCACCCGGGTCGCGCGCGAGGAGGCCCGGCGCCGGCACCTGCTGGAGGAGCCGGAGGTGAATCGGCGCGTGCGCGGCGAGTACGAGCGCTACCTGCTCGAAGGCGAGTTCCAGGCTTCGATCGCGGACGTCCCGCCTCCCGGCGAGGCTCAGCTCCGCCAGATCTGGGCCATGGTCCAGGGCCAGTACCAGCAGGTCAGCCGCGCGAACATCCAGTGGGTGATCCTGCCCGACTCGGCGACGGCCGCGCGCATCGGAATGCACGGCGGTCACGGCGGGGCCACGCTCGAGGAGGCGGTGCGCAGGGCGGGCGTGCAGGCGATCGTCCACCACGAGGTCGTGAACTACCCGACGTCCGACCCCAACTGGATCACGATGCGCGAGACGCTCGCGCGCATGCAGCCCGGCGAGTGGGCGGGACCGGAGCACCTGCGCGAAGGCTTCCGGCTCATGCAGGTCGTCGGCAAGGCGCAGGAGCCGCTGACGTTCGAGAACCTCACGCCGGACCTGCGCGCGAACCTGCTCCAGAACGCCATGCAGCTGGCGCAGGAGCAGCGGCTGGCGCGGTACACCGACTCGCTGCAGTCGCTGGTGCGGCCCGTCCTGCTCACCGAGAACCTGCGAAGCGTGCCCTGGCCTCCGCCGGCCACGATCGACGTCGGAAACTGACGGGTCCCCGCGCGTGGCGACCCGCGGCTGGCTGAGCCTCCTGCGGGCCCTGCTCGCGCCCTTCACGCTGTTCGGAGCGGCCGGCGCGCACGCGCAGCCGGTCGCCGAATCGCTGGGCGAAGGGCTGGCGCGCTTCTGGCCCGACGCGGAGGCGCGCGGCGCGGCGCCGCCCTCGCTCGCGCTCGAGGCGCCGCGCGCGGCGGTCGGCGAGCTGCCGGCGGCCTTCCGGGTGCGGCCGGTCTTCTCGATGGCGCGGGGCGGCCGCGTCGTGCGCGTCGCCCTTGCGCGCGGCACCTCGCTCTACGGAACCGGCGAGGTGCCGGGCCCGCTGCTGCGCAACGGCCGCACGACGATCTGCTGGAACACCGACGCCTACGGCTACGACGGCTCGACCCCGTCGCTCTACCAGTCGCACCCGTGGGTGCTGGCCGTGCGGCCCGACGGCAGCGCGTTCGGCGTTCTCGCCGACACGCCCGGCCGCGTGGTCGTGGACCTCTCGAACGGCATCGAGTTCCGCGCGCAGGGCCCGGCCTTTCCGGTGATCGTCGTCGAGCGGCCGACTCCGCAGGACGTGCTCGTCGCGCTCGCCGGGCTCGTCGGCCGCCCGCCGCTGCCGCCCCGCTGGGCGCTCGGCTTCCAGCAGTGCCGCTACTCGTACGCCCCCGCGGGCGAGGTGCTGCGCATCGCCCGCGAGTTCCGCGCCCGGCGGCTGCCGTGCGACGTGCTGTGGCTGGACATTGACTACATGGACCGCCACCAGCCGTTCACGTTCGATCCGGTGGGGTTCCCGGAGCCGAAAGTCATGAGCGACACGCTGCACGCGCAGGGCTTCCGCACGGTGTGGATCCTCGATCCCGGCATCCGCCGCGAGGCCGGCGACGCGACGTACGACGAGGGCACGCGGCTGGACGCGTGGGTGCGGCTCGCCGACGGCACGCCGTTCACCGGCCGCGTGTGGCCGGGCCTGTGCGTGTGGCCCGACTTCACGCGCGCGGCGGTGCGCCGGTGGTGGGGCCGGCGCACCGCCGAGTTCGCCGATCGCGCGGGCGCCGACGGAATCTGGAACGACATGAACGAGCCCGCGGTCTTCGCCGCCCCGGGCAAGACGATGCCCGAGACCGCGCGGCACGAGGCCGACGCCGACCTCGGCGGCCCGGGGTACCACGCGCGCTACCACAACGTGTACGGCATGCAGATGGCGCGCGCCACCTACGAGGGCCTTCGCGCCGCGCGCCCGGAACGGCGGCCGTTCGTGCTCTCGCGCGCCAACCACCTCGGCGGACAGCGCTACGCGGCGGCGTGGACCGGCGACAACCGCTCGAACGAGGAGCACTTCCGCATGGCGCTGCCGATGACGCTGAACCTCGGACTCTCGGGCCAGCCGTTCGCGGGGCCCGACATCGGCGGCTTCGCGGGCCCGAGCACCGGCGGGGAGTACGCCGCCTGGCTGGGGCTGGGCTCGCTGCTGCCCTTCTCCCGCGCGCACACCGAGAAGGGCAACATGCGCAAGGAGCCGTGGAGCTTCGGGCCGAAGGTCGAAGCCCTCGCGCGCCGCGCGCTCGAGACCCGCTACCGGCTGCTGCCCTACCTTTACACGCTGTTCGAGGAGGCCTCGCGCACGGGACTGCCGGTCGCGCGTCCGGCGTTCTTCGCCGCGCCGCGCGCCGCCTGGCTGCGCGCGGTCCAGCACGAGTTCCTGCTCGGGGCCGACCTGCTCGTGCACGCCGGCGCGCTCGCGCCCGCGGGCGGCGGCGCGAGCCTCGCCGACGACGAGGCGCGCTGGCCGCGCGTGCGCCCGGTCGCGGGCGACGACGACGTGGCGCTGCCGCGGCTGCACCTGCGCGCCGGGGCCATCTTGCCGCTCGGGCCCGTCGTGCAGTCCTCGGGCGAGACGGCTCCGGATTCGCTCGAGCTGCTGGTCGCGCCCGACGCGGACGGCCGCGCCGAGGGCTGGCTTTACGAGGACGCCGGCGACGGCTACGGCTACGCGCGCGGCGCGTTCCGCCGCACGCGCTTCGCCGCCGAAACCGCGGGCGGGGTGCTGCGCGTGAGCGCGCGCATCGAGGAGGGCGCGTGGCCGCGGCCGGCGGGGCGCCGCTACGCCGTCACGGTCGTGGGCGCGAAGCCGGAGCGCGTCGAGGGGCCGTGAAGCGGGCCGGCCGCTGTTAGCGCAGCTTCCTGCGCACCTCGGCGGCGCGGCGCTCGCTGGCTTCGACGCGGCTGCCGTCCTTCAGGCGCAGCACCAGCACGCCGTCCTCCGAACCGTAGCTCTCGATGGCCTGCACGTTGACCAGCGCGCCGCGATGGGCGCGCACGAACTGGCCCGCGGGCAGGCGCGTCTCGAGCTCCTGCAGCGTGTAGTCCACCAGGTATTCCCGGCCCTCGCTGCGCGCGAGCACCAACCGGTCGCGCGAGACCACCAGCGGCACGTCGGCGAGGTCCAGCAGCTTGACCTCCCGCCGGTGCCGCACCGGCAGGCGATGGAGCGTCCGCGCGGACTGCGGCAGCGACTCGCTCGCGAGCGCCTCGCGCACCGCCGCTCCGTTGCCGCGCCGCGCGCCGCCTTCGCGTTCGGCGCGCACGCGCTGGACGGTCTCGCCCAGCCGTTCGCGGCGGATCGGCTTGAGGACGTAGTCCAGCGCCGCGATCTCGAACGCCTCGACGGCGTGCTGGTCGTAGGCGGTCACGAACACCACGATCGGCGCGGTCTCGCCCTTCAGGTGCCGGGCCACTTCGAGCCCGGAAAGGTCCGGCATGTGGATGTCGAGGAACGCGACGTCGGGCCGCGTCTTCGCGACCACCGCCAGCGCCTCGGCGCCGTTCTTCGCCACGCCGACGACCTGGACGCCCTCGTGCTCGTTCAGCAGCTTCTCGAGGAACTGCCGCGCGCGCGGCTCGTCGTCGGCGATGATCACGCGCAACGTGTCGTTGTGGGTCACCGTGGTTCCTCCTGGCTGGCGAGCCAGCGCACGCGGACCGCGAAGCCGGAGCCGGCTTCGCCCTTTCCGCGTCGCGGGCCCGAGGTCACGCTCGCTTCGTTCCCGGCGAAACGGCGCACGCGTTGTTCGAGGTTCTCGAGGCCGGTTCCGAGGCTGGGGCCGCCGTTGCCGTGCGGTTCGCCGTCGTCGGCGAACTCGAGTTCGATCCACCCGTCCCTGCGGGCGGCGCTCAGCGTCAGGTGCAGCGGCGCGCCGGTCGGGGTGATGCCGTGCTTGAGGCTGTTCTCGACGAGCGGTTGCAGCAGCAGCGGCGGAACCGCCGTCGAGAGCATCGCCGGATCGCCGGTGTAGCGGAACTCGAGCGGGTTCTCGTAGCGCTCGCGCGCGACGCCGAGGTAGTCCTCGACGAACGCGATCTCGTCCGAGAGCAGCGCCGCCGGCCGCTTTCCGGCCTCGACGGTGTAGCGCAGCATGTCGGCGAGCCGTTCGCTGAAGCGCTGCGCGGCCGCCGGATCGGTCTCGATGAGATAGGCCAGGGCGTTGAGCGCGTTGAACAGGAAGTGCGGCTGCACCTGCGCCTGCAGCGCGCGCAGCTCGGCGCGCGTCGCCGCTTCCTTCAGCTCGACCGCGCTGCGCTCGGCCGTCGCGCGCGCCTCGGCGAGGCGCAGGTTGTCGAGCCGGATTCCGGCCTGGCGCAGCAGCGTCGCCA
This window of the Candidatus Eisenbacteria bacterium genome carries:
- the mfd gene encoding transcription-repair coupling factor; this translates as MTTTDLYLTDDLAERLAGYADRCPEALDLLGTLGGGWNRADAARKRPRVAVRGLTGSARAYFVSWLQRRTDRTLLYVVPHGEAFEAARDDLEYFRGRGATFAFPEPDSPPYDPSSPHPTLTAERLGTLARLAAGERGVVVATVRGVLQRVTRPERLARAILSLRVGEDADPRALIERLVYLGYERLPEAESVGTFARRGGILDVFPVGQGDPLRIEFDGDTIASLRRFDAGTQRSLEKLSAARVLPRYEIIVEPGEAETIAGRLREAGDEAARGGANLFHDGMERFAGYYDDALASLSDYLPDDALVVVDDPAALAERAEEFSAGVLEAFHRARGEYPLISPPGQLFQPASAWDELLEQRRGADWMGAVAEPGEAARYAHRVIVDCLPAEPQQRSLDRLRDHLAELSANGIAPVILCDNPGQRDRLWEMLGNEGATLGVGLVSAGFTLRGAGLALLTDHEIFSRYRRRRRRLRRTGGMSVAELSALKPGDFVVHEEHGVGIYRGMRRLTLGGQETDCLELSYAEKDVLYVPVHMLSLVSRYAAGDGAKPGLHRLGSAQWQKTKARAKQAIQDMADELLKAYAARHALPGHAFKPDTVWQRELEASFPYDETPDQLTAIEDVRADMETASPMDRLICGDVGYGKTEVAIRAAFKAVQDGRQVAVLVPTTILAQQHGITFRERLADFPVKVEVLSRFRTPKETKDVVSRLASGDVDIVIGTHRLLSKDVRFASLGLVVIDEEHRFGVAQKEKIRQLTRTVDVLALTATPIPRTLNLSLAGARDMSVIETPPQNRLPVHTEVLEFDPEVVTEAVLREVDRGGQVFFVHNRVETIYNRAAMLQELIPQVSVGVAHGQMHERQLEQVMLDFTEGRLDVLVATMIIESGLDIPTVNTLIVDRADTLGLAQLYQLRGRVGRSSHRAHAYLMVPGRRVLTEEAEKRLRVIEEFDELGVGFKVALKDMEIRGAGNMLGPEQHGHIVGLGFDLYVKLLEEAVAGLKGEVESLRPEPRLLTDWSAFLPDDYVPDEHEKLALYRRLAEARNDGAVDDFTLELMDRFGQLPPPTVALVELRRLRVLGRGPDEAPALVESLKVLHDVAEVTLRRPLKPAEIASVVGSLNFQVEFFSGREFGLRMKGADLVLLNRARETLVALNRAVAAAAPDAGGGPKPGAPERPAAPAPAGRTSRS
- a CDS encoding thermonuclease family protein: MKRGRFRLGFVALLIAVFVPLALVLRRPGAPPERRQPPAPARPGPRSASPGQAPRPIAAPARARARTCVRVIDGDTVMLDGHERVRLIGVDTPELHREGTPVQYFARQASAHTNRLVAGRRVRLDFDQERRDRYGRTLGYLWLEDGTFVNLEIVRRGYGFAYTRHPFRYLDEFRSAERAARTEGAGLWAAPDSIGTAVGPPA
- a CDS encoding peptidylprolyl isomerase, with the protein product MTRSTARAALAALAAFAVSSLLAGCSIGQRPLARVGSRTITSADLLDAARGNELQYRGTPEQAKLTLLQDLVRRELMLEAAHRRGSDTTAFARNYLASLEDRYALEALYAKLAPKDPGVSEAEAHRLWQWRGTQAVVRVIYSPDRTIIASALRDLANGVPFAAVADRHNIPGTVPSGGLVGNVRPGQLVPPLDEALLTLEPGKVGGPYDTPQGVFLMVVESRAAVERPSFELEHTQLTEMLRQRKVRQTMVEAMIGLKEAAHVNVEKGAAQRLFRLLTPARIGDLTPPAPTADERAETLARWDGGRYTLGDALDDLSRPDVQKPPAGLTPAIQQWIEGRVITRVAREEARRRHLLEEPEVNRRVRGEYERYLLEGEFQASIADVPPPGEAQLRQIWAMVQGQYQQVSRANIQWVILPDSATAARIGMHGGHGGATLEEAVRRAGVQAIVHHEVVNYPTSDPNWITMRETLARMQPGEWAGPEHLREGFRLMQVVGKAQEPLTFENLTPDLRANLLQNAMQLAQEQRLARYTDSLQSLVRPVLLTENLRSVPWPPPATIDVGN
- a CDS encoding DUF5110 domain-containing protein, encoding MATRGWLSLLRALLAPFTLFGAAGAHAQPVAESLGEGLARFWPDAEARGAAPPSLALEAPRAAVGELPAAFRVRPVFSMARGGRVVRVALARGTSLYGTGEVPGPLLRNGRTTICWNTDAYGYDGSTPSLYQSHPWVLAVRPDGSAFGVLADTPGRVVVDLSNGIEFRAQGPAFPVIVVERPTPQDVLVALAGLVGRPPLPPRWALGFQQCRYSYAPAGEVLRIAREFRARRLPCDVLWLDIDYMDRHQPFTFDPVGFPEPKVMSDTLHAQGFRTVWILDPGIRREAGDATYDEGTRLDAWVRLADGTPFTGRVWPGLCVWPDFTRAAVRRWWGRRTAEFADRAGADGIWNDMNEPAVFAAPGKTMPETARHEADADLGGPGYHARYHNVYGMQMARATYEGLRAARPERRPFVLSRANHLGGQRYAAAWTGDNRSNEEHFRMALPMTLNLGLSGQPFAGPDIGGFAGPSTGGEYAAWLGLGSLLPFSRAHTEKGNMRKEPWSFGPKVEALARRALETRYRLLPYLYTLFEEASRTGLPVARPAFFAAPRAAWLRAVQHEFLLGADLLVHAGALAPAGGGASLADDEARWPRVRPVAGDDDVALPRLHLRAGAILPLGPVVQSSGETAPDSLELLVAPDADGRAEGWLYEDAGDGYGYARGAFRRTRFAAETAGGVLRVSARIEEGAWPRPAGRRYAVTVVGAKPERVEGP
- a CDS encoding response regulator; this translates as MTHNDTLRVIIADDEPRARQFLEKLLNEHEGVQVVGVAKNGAEALAVVAKTRPDVAFLDIHMPDLSGLEVARHLKGETAPIVVFVTAYDQHAVEAFEIAALDYVLKPIRRERLGETVQRVRAEREGGARRGNGAAVREALASESLPQSARTLHRLPVRHRREVKLLDLADVPLVVSRDRLVLARSEGREYLVDYTLQELETRLPAGQFVRAHRGALVNVQAIESYGSEDGVLVLRLKDGSRVEASERRAAEVRRKLR